In the genome of Actinomycetota bacterium, the window AGGGAGGAAGCCCTGGAGATCATCGACCGGCACCGCCGCAGCGGGCATATCAACCAGGCCTTCTTCAAGGTGGCCACGGGAGGCAGCATGGGGGCGATCTGCAACTGCTGCCCCAGGTGCTGCGTATCCATGCGCGCCACCGCGCTGGCGCAGCGCATCAAGGGCGCGGAGGAGATATCCATGTACGCGCCGTCGGGCTATACCGCCCGCCACGACCCCGGCAAGTGCAAGCTGTGCGGCGAGTGCGTGAAGGCATGCAATTTCGGGGCGGTGGAGATGGTGGATGGAAGGCGCGTTTACCGCCCCGAGAGATGCTACGGCTGCGAGCTGTGCGTGGAGAACTGTCCCAACGGAGCGCTGGAGCTGGTGCTCGAGGAAGGCGGCCTCATCCCCCTGGACATGGAGCTGCTGCGGGAAAAACTGGGCTGAAGAAGAAGGCCGGAACGGCCTGCTTGCGACGAGGGGTGCTCAGCGGTGGCGGCCTGGAAGCCCGATGCAGCCATGAAGCGCATGCCAAACGGCTGCTTGCGCGAAACGCGGCAGGCCCGCATCGGCACGCCCTTCCCCATGCCGTACCGGAAGAAAATCCCGCAGCAAGCTCGGGCATGCACCGTAAAAGCCGGGTCGGAGCGACGACTCAGCGGTCGGGCTCGCGGCGGCTGATGTCCTTGAAGAGGGCATACTGGGAGATGAAGGCGAGCTCGAAGGAGCCGGTGGGGCCGTTGCGGTGCTTGGCCAGGTTGATGCTCGCCTTCCCCTTCAGCTCGTCGTTGTCCCGGTCGTACTGGTCCTGGCGGTGGATGAAGATGATGAGATCGGCGTCCTGCTCTATAGCCCCGGATTCGCGCAAGTCCGAGAGGATGGGAGGGCGGTTGTGCTTCTCCGGCTCCCGGGAGAGCTGGGAGACCGCGATCACCGGGAGGTTGAAGTCACGGCCCAGGATCTTGAGCCCGCGGGAGATGGCGGCGATCTCCTGCACGCGGTTCTCGTGGCGGCGGTCCGAGCCCATGAGCTGTATATAGTCCACCACCACCAGGCCGATGTCGTGCTGGGCCTTGAGGCGCCTCACCTTGGAGCGCAGCTCCAGGATGCCGATGTCGGCGTTGTCATCGATGAAGATAGAGGCCGAGGTCAGCTCCCCCGCCGCCTCCGAGAGCCGCTGCCACACGTCATCGTCCTTGAAGCTGGACTTCAGCTTCTGGCTGTTCACGCGGGCTCGGGAGCAGAGCATCCTCTTGGTGACCTCCTTGGCGCTCATCTCCAGGCTGAAGATGGCCACCGGCACCCGCTGCTTCACGGCCACGTGGTCCACGATGTTCAACGCCAGCGAGGTCTTGCCCATGGAGGGCCGGGCGGCGATGATCACCAGATCGGAGGGATGAAGCCCCTGGGTCAGCTCGTCCAGCCTGGAGAACCCGGTGAGCATGCCAGTGGGAACCCGGCCGTCCGCGATCTCCTCGAACTCCTCCCAGGTCTCCTCCATGAGTTCCTTCATCGGCCTGACGCTCTCCCTGCGTTCACGCATGCCCACGCTGAAGATGGCGTCCTCGGCCTCGTCGAGCGCCTCCGCGAGCTCCTCTGGAGCGCGGTAGCCGACCGCGGCCACGCGGCCCGCAGCGGCGATGAGGCGGCGGTAGGTGGCCAGCCTGGAGACCACCTCGGCATAGTAGCGGGCGTTGGCCGGCGTGGGTACGGCGGAGACCAGGTTGAGTAGGTAGGAACGGTCACCCACCTTCTCCAGGTTGCCCTGTGCGCGCAGCGATTCCGCCACCGTCACCGGGTCCACCGGCTCCCCGGAGGCGAAGAGGGAGAGGGCGGCCCGGAAGATGAGCCCGTGGGATTCCTTGTAGAAGTCCTCCGGGCTCAACAGCTCCGAGACCTCGGCTACGGCGTCGTGCGATAGGAGCATGGAGCCCAGCACCGACTGCTCGGCCTCCAGGCTGTGCGGAGGGAGGTTGTCGTGGCGGTCAACGGCCTGGATGACGTTGCTCATGATGCCCCAACCCTCCGTGTCAGGCGCTCCGCGAGGCCTCCCCCGCCGCCCGGAGAACATCCGGGACGGGCCGACGGGGAGATCATCCCGGGATTACCTTGATGTGCACGATGGCCTCGACCTGGGGGTGCAGCTTGATACGCGCCTCGTGAAACCCCGCCGTCTTTATGTGTTCATCCAGGTGGACCTTCTTGCGGTCCACCTTCACGTTGATCTCCTCCTCGAGGAGGTTGGCGATGTCCTTGGCGGTGATGGTCCCGAAGAGCTTGCCTTCCTCCCCCACCTTGGCGGCGATCTCGAAGGTACGGCCGGAGATGAGCTGCGCGGCGTCCTCCGCGCGTTTCAACTCGCGGTCGGCCTTGGCCATCTTCTCCCTGGCGAGCTGGGCCGCCTCCTTGGCCTTGCCTTTGGTGGAGCGCACGGCGAACCCCCTCGGGATGAGGTAGTTGTTGGCGTAGCCGTCCTTTACCTCCACGATCTCGCCGCGGGCGCCTAGGCCCTCGACGTTGGTTACCAGGATAACCTTCAACGCGTTCTCCTTGTCGTCTCCAAGGCGGGCCACCCCAGTATATCAAAAAGGAATGACCCCGCGGCGGTTACATTGCCGCCGTCTTTACTTTATCTCGCCCTGCCTGGAAGTATAGGGGATGAGCGCCATCTCCCGCGCGCTCTTTATGGCCAGCGCCAACCGTACCTGGTGCTGGGCGCAGTTCCCCGTCACGCGCCGCGGCCGTATCTTCCCCTTCTCGGAGAGGTACTTCTTGAGGAGCGGAACGTCTTTGTAGTCGATGTGGTCGATCTTCTCCGAGCAGAAGTAGCATACCTTCTTGCGGGGCTTGCGGGCGTATCCTTCACGCGAGCGTTTTTCCTTGCCCCCGGATCTCTTGCTCTGGTTCGGGCTCATCTCTCCTCCGCTTTTCTCGCTCTATCCTCCGGGGGCCTCGCGCCCCCGTCTAGTAAACCACCTCGTCCTCGACGCGAGCCTCCAGGTCGGCGGACAGGTCGTCGTCCACCAGGTTCACCTCTACCAGATCGTCGACGTCGCTCTCCCTGCGGTCGCGGCTCCCCAGGAAGACGACGCGGTCCGCCACGATCTCCACCGTGGACCTCTTCTGTCCGTCGCTTCCCTCCCAGCTCCGGCTCTGCAGCCGGCCGGTCACCGCCACCTGGCGGCCCTTGCTGAGGTATTCCGCGCACTTCTCCGCCTGGCTGCGCCACACGATGACGTTGAAATAGTCGGTCTCCACCACGCCCTGCTGGTTGGCGAAATTGCGGTTCACGGCCAAACGCAAGGTGGCCACCGGCAGTCCGCTGGGGGTGTACCTCAGCTCGGGGTCGCGGGTAAGGTTCCCTATCAGGACCACACTGTTCAGACCAGCCATGATATCCTCCTCTGGCTCTTCCCGACGCCGTTTCCCATCGCCTTGATTGTAAGGGGGGGCGATGACAAACCGGCGCGGGAGGGCCGGGGGTCACTTCCGCTCGTCGATGCGGAAGATCTTGAACCGCATGATCTCGTCGGTGATGGAGAGGACGCGGTCCAGCTCCTGCACGAGCTCGTTGCCGCCCTTGAAGGTGAGCACCACGTAGTGCCCTTCGGTCTCGTGCTTGATGGGATAGCCCAGCTTCCG includes:
- the dnaB gene encoding replicative DNA helicase; amino-acid sequence: MSNVIQAVDRHDNLPPHSLEAEQSVLGSMLLSHDAVAEVSELLSPEDFYKESHGLIFRAALSLFASGEPVDPVTVAESLRAQGNLEKVGDRSYLLNLVSAVPTPANARYYAEVVSRLATYRRLIAAAGRVAAVGYRAPEELAEALDEAEDAIFSVGMRERRESVRPMKELMEETWEEFEEIADGRVPTGMLTGFSRLDELTQGLHPSDLVIIAARPSMGKTSLALNIVDHVAVKQRVPVAIFSLEMSAKEVTKRMLCSRARVNSQKLKSSFKDDDVWQRLSEAAGELTSASIFIDDNADIGILELRSKVRRLKAQHDIGLVVVDYIQLMGSDRRHENRVQEIAAISRGLKILGRDFNLPVIAVSQLSREPEKHNRPPILSDLRESGAIEQDADLIIFIHRQDQYDRDNDELKGKASINLAKHRNGPTGSFELAFISQYALFKDISRREPDR
- a CDS encoding 50S ribosomal protein L9, whose product is MKVILVTNVEGLGARGEIVEVKDGYANNYLIPRGFAVRSTKGKAKEAAQLAREKMAKADRELKRAEDAAQLISGRTFEIAAKVGEEGKLFGTITAKDIANLLEEEINVKVDRKKVHLDEHIKTAGFHEARIKLHPQVEAIVHIKVIPG
- a CDS encoding 30S ribosomal protein S18; amino-acid sequence: MSPNQSKRSGGKEKRSREGYARKPRKKVCYFCSEKIDHIDYKDVPLLKKYLSEKGKIRPRRVTGNCAQHQVRLALAIKSAREMALIPYTSRQGEIK
- the ssb gene encoding single-stranded DNA-binding protein, with protein sequence MAGLNSVVLIGNLTRDPELRYTPSGLPVATLRLAVNRNFANQQGVVETDYFNVIVWRSQAEKCAEYLSKGRQVAVTGRLQSRSWEGSDGQKRSTVEIVADRVVFLGSRDRRESDVDDLVEVNLVDDDLSADLEARVEDEVVY
- the rpsF gene encoding 30S ribosomal protein S6, with amino-acid sequence MREYELMYIARPNLEPEQYESLQERVSGLISRDGGEMTGLDVWGRRKLGYPIKHETEGHYVVLTFKGGNELVQELDRVLSITDEIMRFKIFRIDERK